In the genome of Mixta calida, the window CCAATCCAAAGCAGTAAACCGCATTGCGGGTCGTTAGCTCAGTTGGTAGAGCAGTTGACTTTTAATCAATTGGTCGCAGGTTCGAATCCTGCACGACCCACCACTTCAGGGCGGTATCTGGTGCAAACCGGCAGACAGAAACCGAAAGTTTTTTATCCAAAGCAGTAAACCGCATTGCGGGTGATTAGCTCAGTTGGTAGAGCACCTCCCTTACAAGGAGGGGGTCGGCGGTTCGAGCCCGTCATCACCCACCATCGGGTCGTTAGCTCAGTTGGTAGAGCAGTTGACTTTTAATCAATTGGTCGCAGGTTCGAATCCTGCACGACCCACCAGTGTAGAAAGGCGCCCTAAAGGCGCCTTTTTGCTATGTAAAATCGGCAGGATGAGAACCTGCAGCAGGTTCGGGTCGAGCTTCAGCGAGACAACGTTGCCAGCGGCAACGGCCCGAAGGGCGAGGCGAAGCCGCGTCATCCTGCACGACCCACCAGTGTAGAAAGGCGCCCTAAAGGCGCCTTTTTGCTATGCGAAATCGGCAGGATGAGAACCTGCAGCAGGTTCGGGTCGAGCTTCAGCGAGACAAGGTTGCCAGCGGCAACCGCCCGTAGGGCGAGGCGAAGCCGAGTCATCCTGCACGACCCACCAGTGTAGAAAGGCGCCCTAAAGGCGCCTTTTTGCTATGCGAAATCGAGCTCTATTTTTTTACCGGCGCCAGATTTTTCCAGATATGCATCACCGCATAGCTGCGCCACGGCCGCCAGGCGGCCGAAATGGCCTCTGCCTGCTTTGCCGTGACTTTGCCAAGATTGTTGCGCACCACAATATCACCGGCAGGAAAGGCGTCGGGCCAGCGCAGCGCGCGCATGGCGATATAGGCGGCGGTCCAGTCGCCGATGCCGGGCAGCTGTTTCAGTTTTTCCATCATCGCTTCCGGGTCTGTGCAGGCGTCCAGCTGTAGATCGCCGCTGGCGCAACCGACGGCCAGCGCCAGAATCGATCGCGCCCGCGCGCTGACGATGCCTAATCGGGCGATCTCATCAATGCTTGCCGTCATTACCCGCTGCGGCGTCGGCGCCAGGCAGGTCAGCGCCGGGAACGGCGTGGCGAACGCTTCGCCAAAGGCGCCGACGAAGCGTCCTCCCAGTGTAGTGGCCGCTTTCACCGTAATCTGCTGTCCCAGCACCGCGCGCACCGTCATCTCAAAGCCGTCGAACGCGCCCGGCACCCGCAAGCCAGGATCGCGTTCGATACTCGCGGCCAGCAGCGGATCCTGTCGCAGACGATCGTCAATAGAGTGCGGATGCGCGTTTAAATCGAACAGTTTACGCAGACGGCGCAACAGGGCGGGGAGGGCGCCGGTCAGCGAGTGAGAAAATTCAACCTGCAGCGCATGCTTTTGCGGCGCGTGCGTCACGCGAATCCAGCCGCGAAAGCGTCCCAGCTGCACGGTGCGCGCATAGCTGTCGTCATCCACCCACTCAACATCCTTCAGCGCGCGCAGGCGCAGGAAATCGAGCATTGTTTGCCAGTTATAGGGAGGACGATAGCCCAGCAGCAGCGTAGAAGCGTCATCCGGCCCGTTGAGCGGTTCGCCTGCGGCGGCCTCTCTACGCAGGCGGCTGGGCGCCATACGGTAGCGCTTGTTAAACACGTCGTTAAAACGCCGCAGGCTGCTGAAGCCGCTGGCGAAAGCGACTTCCGTGACCGGCAGGCGCGTTTCCGTTAGCAGCTGCTTGGCCAGCAACAGGCGTCGGGTTTGTTTCAGCTCCAGCGGCGAAACGCCTAACTCCTGCTGCACGATGCGTCTTAGCTGACGCAGGCTCAGGTTAAACCACGCGGCGACTTCTTCGAGACTGTTTGTTTCGTCAAGCATGCCTTCATCGATGCGCTGCAACAGCAGATCGGTGATGCGCCAGGCGCTGTCGACCGGCGCGTTGCCCGGCGCCAGCTCGGGACGGCAGCGCAGGCAGGGAC includes:
- a CDS encoding AlkA N-terminal domain-containing protein; this encodes MINGDTAYQALTSKDRRFDGLFFVGVTSTGIYCRPVCPVKAPRRENCLFFASAEAAEKADFRPCLRCRPELAPGNAPVDSAWRITDLLLQRIDEGMLDETNSLEEVAAWFNLSLRQLRRIVQQELGVSPLELKQTRRLLLAKQLLTETRLPVTEVAFASGFSSLRRFNDVFNKRYRMAPSRLRREAAAGEPLNGPDDASTLLLGYRPPYNWQTMLDFLRLRALKDVEWVDDDSYARTVQLGRFRGWIRVTHAPQKHALQVEFSHSLTGALPALLRRLRKLFDLNAHPHSIDDRLRQDPLLAASIERDPGLRVPGAFDGFEMTVRAVLGQQITVKAATTLGGRFVGAFGEAFATPFPALTCLAPTPQRVMTASIDEIARLGIVSARARSILALAVGCASGDLQLDACTDPEAMMEKLKQLPGIGDWTAAYIAMRALRWPDAFPAGDIVVRNNLGKVTAKQAEAISAAWRPWRSYAVMHIWKNLAPVKK